The proteins below come from a single Flavobacterium lindanitolerans genomic window:
- a CDS encoding CHAT domain-containing protein — protein sequence MKQFLVFLLFTQWAFAQKNATREEKLYAALDQFIANPTVTGIKNLEITERQFWDNPEPKTKNEILAIVILDCNKAFYEKQFGLYFDAIRSYEKALSLFQSHQLTNYDIVEYCLKPLGNLYTLTGDYTSAENTIKQYLFLAIKKNSTEQKTSAVINLAAVYKSIGKSEEAIDLLESQPVDKLSPEKKSLLLSLLGENYLLLGEYENSKKALEKAESILPDFVVYKNLALVYRKQRNYPKAEEYIKKAKSSLIGTSRRDISQVYLEEAKLFLDQKKIMASQNAVRAIFKELIPGYNSKNILPKEKNLYPETLLIDALEVLAQTYTEQKNYFKAIDCYQLTFAIDSRFSTVFFYEETSLLHTSNIRNRVEKAIGIYEQLFHKTNDRQYLEQAFKLQETTKSKALKNYIALTKKSGSKKQKEILYKIHELSAIITKEQEKGENANLEVINNTLSLQNEKIAELKKTFGKNGMELTSEFDMDRLYVKLKNDDITLTSYFYGKDTIYIFDIASNGIRLKSFPNSPKNKKTITDYLDYFTEASAISDHVSGYQKQSFALYKLLALEKIKTGKHLIIPDGLLCFVSFESLLTKASQSTDFSKLPYLMKDEIISYETSADFYLNHENHHIKEASVLGVFPVFENSSRSLVFSLEEMKAIKELFPGAYLEKSEATYAHFIKESKKHPILHLSTHASSGTVDVPATISFYNQDIVYSDLYSLDIHPDLVVLSACETGIGKLHRGEGAISIARGFQNAGAENLLFSLWKVNDFTTSLLMKNFYTHYKKGNSYPIANHKAKMKFLNDKAIPNGKKSPYYWSAFVFYGEVSEDTSCNYWYLFGGALIILSCLIVLQRQKKS from the coding sequence ATGAAACAATTCTTAGTCTTCTTATTGTTTACCCAATGGGCCTTTGCGCAAAAAAATGCAACAAGGGAAGAAAAGTTGTATGCAGCTTTAGACCAATTCATAGCCAATCCTACAGTAACCGGAATAAAAAATCTTGAAATTACCGAAAGGCAATTTTGGGACAACCCAGAACCCAAAACAAAAAACGAAATATTGGCTATCGTAATTCTGGACTGCAATAAGGCTTTTTATGAGAAACAATTTGGTTTGTATTTTGATGCCATACGTTCTTACGAAAAAGCATTATCCTTATTTCAAAGCCATCAGCTCACCAACTATGATATTGTTGAGTATTGTCTCAAACCATTAGGGAACCTCTATACCTTAACAGGCGATTATACCAGTGCAGAAAACACTATCAAACAGTATCTTTTTCTTGCTATAAAAAAAAACAGCACAGAACAAAAAACCAGCGCTGTTATTAATCTGGCTGCCGTATACAAAAGCATAGGAAAAAGCGAGGAAGCAATTGATTTACTGGAAAGCCAGCCTGTTGACAAGCTATCTCCCGAAAAGAAATCCTTACTACTTTCGCTTTTAGGTGAAAACTATCTTTTATTGGGAGAATACGAAAATTCAAAAAAAGCATTAGAAAAAGCCGAAAGCATACTGCCTGATTTTGTCGTATATAAAAATCTGGCCCTGGTTTACAGAAAGCAAAGGAATTACCCAAAGGCAGAAGAATATATCAAAAAAGCAAAATCCAGCCTGATTGGCACTTCAAGGCGTGATATTTCGCAGGTTTATCTCGAAGAAGCAAAATTATTTCTGGACCAAAAGAAAATAATGGCAAGCCAGAATGCAGTCCGTGCCATTTTTAAAGAACTCATTCCCGGCTATAACTCTAAAAATATACTTCCAAAAGAGAAAAACCTCTACCCTGAAACTCTTTTGATTGACGCATTGGAAGTATTGGCGCAGACCTATACCGAACAAAAAAACTATTTCAAAGCCATTGACTGCTACCAACTTACTTTTGCCATTGATTCACGATTTTCCACCGTGTTTTTTTATGAAGAAACATCATTACTCCATACTTCGAATATCAGGAATCGTGTCGAAAAAGCAATCGGAATCTACGAACAGCTTTTCCATAAAACGAACGACAGGCAATATTTAGAGCAGGCCTTTAAACTACAGGAAACAACCAAATCAAAGGCCTTAAAAAACTATATTGCGCTAACAAAAAAATCAGGCAGTAAAAAACAAAAGGAAATTTTATATAAAATTCACGAACTGTCTGCCATTATCACCAAAGAGCAGGAAAAGGGTGAAAATGCCAACTTGGAAGTCATAAACAATACATTGTCACTCCAAAATGAAAAGATAGCCGAACTGAAAAAAACTTTTGGGAAAAACGGAATGGAACTGACTTCAGAATTTGATATGGACAGGCTGTATGTCAAGCTTAAAAACGATGATATCACGCTTACCTCCTACTTTTACGGAAAAGACACTATTTATATTTTTGACATTGCATCCAACGGAATACGGCTGAAGTCTTTCCCGAATTCCCCAAAAAACAAAAAAACGATTACAGATTATCTGGATTATTTCACTGAAGCCTCTGCCATTTCAGACCATGTTTCCGGCTACCAAAAACAAAGTTTTGCTCTATATAAACTTCTTGCTCTCGAAAAAATAAAAACCGGGAAACACCTCATAATTCCGGATGGCCTCCTGTGTTTTGTGTCTTTTGAATCTCTGCTGACAAAAGCTTCGCAAAGCACAGACTTTTCAAAGCTCCCATATCTTATGAAAGACGAAATCATAAGTTACGAAACTTCCGCCGATTTTTATTTAAATCATGAAAACCACCATATAAAAGAAGCCTCTGTTTTAGGAGTTTTCCCGGTTTTTGAAAACAGTAGCAGAAGCCTGGTTTTTTCTTTAGAGGAAATGAAAGCAATTAAAGAACTGTTTCCCGGAGCTTATCTTGAAAAATCGGAGGCAACCTACGCCCATTTTATAAAAGAAAGCAAAAAACATCCTATACTGCATCTTTCTACACATGCTTCGTCCGGTACTGTCGACGTTCCTGCTACTATTTCTTTTTACAATCAGGACATAGTATACAGCGATTTGTATTCGTTAGATATCCATCCGGATTTGGTAGTATTAAGCGCATGCGAAACCGGAATAGGAAAATTACACAGAGGAGAAGGCGCAATAAGCATTGCCAGAGGATTCCAGAATGCAGGTGCTGAAAATCTGTTGTTTTCTTTATGGAAAGTAAATGATTTTACGACTTCCCTGCTTATGAAAAACTTTTATACCCATTATAAAAAAGGCAATAGTTACCCAATTGCAAACCATAAGGCAAAAATGAAATTCCTGAATGACAAGGCTATCCCTAATGGCAAAAAATCGCCTTATTATTGGAGTGCTTTTGTTTTTTACGGGGAAGTTTCAGAAGATACTTCCTGCAACTATTGGTATTTGTTTGGCGGAGCGCTCATTATTCTTTCCTGTTTGATTGTACTCCAAAGGCAGAAAAAGAGCTAA
- the accC gene encoding acetyl-CoA carboxylase biotin carboxylase subunit — MFKKILIANRGEIALRVIRTCREMGIKTVAVYSTADAESLHVRFADEAVCIGPPPSNLSYLKMSNIIAAAEITNADAIHPGYGFLSENAKFSKICQEHGIKFIGASPEMIEKMGDKATAKATMKAAGVPTIPGSDGLLESYEQTKKLAKEFGYPVMLKATAGGGGKGMRAVWKEEDLLKAWEGARQEAAASFGNDGMYMEKLIEEPRHIEIQVVGDAYGKACHLSERDCSVQRRHQKLTEETPSPFMTDELRQKMGEAAVKAAEYIKYEGAGTVEFLVDKHRNFYFMEMNTRIQVEHPITEQVIDYDLIREQILVAAGVPISGKNYLPQLHAIECRINAEDPYNDFRPSPGKITTLHTPGGHGVRLDTHVYSGYTIPPNYDSMIAKLITTAQTREEAISKMKRALDEFVIEGIKTTIPFHRQLMDDPAYVEGNYTTKFMETFKMEEPK; from the coding sequence ATGTTTAAAAAAATATTAATCGCAAACAGGGGAGAAATAGCACTTCGTGTTATTAGAACCTGTAGAGAAATGGGTATCAAAACGGTAGCCGTTTATTCCACAGCAGATGCAGAAAGCCTTCACGTTCGTTTTGCTGATGAAGCTGTTTGTATAGGCCCACCACCAAGTAACCTGTCTTACTTGAAAATGTCTAATATTATAGCGGCTGCAGAAATTACAAATGCAGATGCTATCCACCCGGGATATGGTTTCCTTTCTGAAAATGCAAAATTTTCAAAAATCTGTCAGGAGCACGGAATCAAGTTTATTGGTGCTTCTCCTGAAATGATTGAAAAGATGGGAGATAAGGCTACTGCCAAAGCAACGATGAAAGCTGCAGGAGTTCCAACTATTCCTGGCTCTGATGGTTTGCTTGAATCTTATGAGCAGACTAAAAAACTGGCTAAAGAATTTGGCTATCCTGTAATGCTTAAGGCTACTGCCGGAGGTGGAGGAAAAGGAATGAGAGCGGTTTGGAAAGAAGAAGACCTTCTAAAAGCCTGGGAAGGTGCCCGTCAGGAAGCTGCTGCGTCATTTGGAAATGACGGAATGTATATGGAGAAACTGATTGAAGAGCCTCGCCATATCGAAATTCAGGTTGTGGGTGATGCTTACGGTAAAGCGTGCCACCTTTCTGAAAGAGATTGTTCCGTTCAAAGACGCCACCAAAAATTAACAGAAGAAACGCCTTCTCCGTTCATGACAGATGAACTTCGTCAAAAAATGGGAGAAGCTGCTGTAAAAGCTGCAGAATATATTAAGTATGAAGGTGCCGGAACAGTAGAATTCCTGGTTGACAAACACAGAAATTTCTACTTTATGGAAATGAATACCCGTATTCAGGTAGAGCACCCAATTACAGAACAGGTTATTGATTATGACTTGATTCGCGAGCAGATTTTGGTTGCTGCCGGTGTGCCAATTTCAGGGAAAAACTACCTGCCACAGTTGCATGCTATCGAATGCCGAATCAATGCAGAAGATCCATATAACGATTTCAGACCGTCACCAGGAAAAATTACGACATTGCATACGCCAGGAGGTCATGGAGTTCGTTTGGATACTCACGTTTATTCCGGATATACAATTCCGCCAAACTACGATTCTATGATTGCAAAATTGATTACTACTGCTCAGACAAGAGAAGAGGCAATCAGTAAAATGAAACGTGCACTTGACGAATTCGTAATCGAAGGAATTAAGACGACAATTCCTTTCCACAGACAGCTAATGGATGATCCGGCTTATGTAGAAGGAAATTATACAACAAAATTCATGGAAACTTTCAAAATGGAAGAGCCTAAATAA
- a CDS encoding PKD domain-containing protein, translated as MKKLILIAALFLGISFCFSQTKPKDTITRKAIIGFDQKGNKVSFKPETPPLIQIAGAPPANYTYFWELGDGHYSREKEPKHTYKKKGDKTVRLAVTNNYDNGKPPATRPKTVAVTELSETDYQDIASIEQHDGFLLQKNREPVPDEEIIVVMSYQNLKDYSTNGKLYLFYNDKQFKDDNFGIPEARAYENEKEKLEENYAFVDDYDKHETYLASNANAFIRNPKNIEDLENLEETLEQSKALYRNSKVFEFDSLAPKQTRNLFFTFRTTPEMIKDTSATLTIRGVFVPDRNYKNHKVKNLEMEIVTSHDPNKMSSNGFFMNYRLVRFKTLNFKTRFQNDGEGPARKIKLETDVPDIFDKSTLKIVDMYPKCEICPKNEEVNYSCLDTIVLKNQIHFTFKNIYLPGSNQKNVMEKDSTKGFVKYSLKFGKDFHKVKTKSRTAIIFDKNEPIITNYAVTRFSPGISIGVRTGYNYFPDQENPKSYFLGATISPYKSYRWYLQAELYYNYMESSSSSASDPVLTQISPPLVLSNGTVLDVAYVQKENSQKTVRNLAEVVPVSLRYNLNNYIGFGLGPQFSVALDETMENNSITRYFQPLFNNPDGPRRGEEVARDTKTEKTKTKAFEKMQSNVFADVTFGFSRIGPSLGARYLWSFENDFSHWQFYAIWKF; from the coding sequence ATGAAGAAATTAATCCTCATAGCCGCTTTATTCTTGGGAATTTCTTTTTGCTTTTCGCAAACCAAACCAAAGGACACTATAACCCGAAAAGCCATAATTGGTTTTGATCAAAAGGGAAACAAGGTATCTTTCAAACCTGAAACTCCACCTTTAATACAGATTGCAGGAGCACCGCCTGCCAATTACACTTATTTTTGGGAATTGGGCGACGGACATTACAGCAGGGAAAAAGAACCAAAACATACCTACAAAAAGAAAGGTGACAAAACCGTACGGCTTGCCGTGACCAACAATTACGACAACGGAAAGCCACCTGCCACACGCCCCAAAACAGTAGCTGTAACAGAACTATCGGAAACAGACTATCAGGACATTGCTTCTATTGAGCAACATGACGGCTTCCTGTTGCAAAAAAACCGGGAACCCGTACCCGACGAAGAAATTATTGTGGTGATGAGCTACCAAAACCTAAAAGATTATTCTACTAACGGGAAACTCTATCTTTTTTATAACGACAAACAGTTCAAAGACGATAATTTTGGAATACCGGAAGCCCGGGCATACGAAAATGAAAAAGAAAAGCTGGAAGAAAATTATGCTTTTGTTGACGACTATGACAAACACGAAACCTATCTGGCGAGTAATGCAAATGCCTTTATCAGGAATCCAAAAAACATAGAAGATTTGGAAAATCTGGAAGAAACGCTGGAACAGTCAAAAGCACTCTATCGCAATTCAAAGGTTTTTGAATTTGACAGCCTTGCTCCAAAACAAACCCGAAATCTGTTCTTCACTTTCAGGACTACACCCGAAATGATTAAGGACACCAGTGCAACCCTCACAATCCGCGGCGTTTTTGTACCGGACAGGAATTATAAAAACCACAAGGTAAAAAATCTTGAAATGGAAATTGTGACTTCTCACGACCCCAACAAGATGTCATCCAATGGTTTTTTCATGAATTACAGGCTTGTCCGTTTTAAAACCCTGAATTTCAAAACCCGCTTTCAGAATGATGGTGAAGGTCCGGCACGAAAGATAAAGCTGGAAACGGATGTTCCGGATATTTTTGACAAATCGACCTTAAAGATTGTAGACATGTATCCGAAATGCGAAATCTGTCCCAAAAATGAAGAAGTAAATTACAGCTGTCTTGACACGATTGTCTTAAAAAACCAAATCCATTTTACATTTAAGAATATCTATCTGCCCGGAAGCAACCAAAAAAATGTAATGGAAAAGGACAGTACCAAAGGATTCGTAAAATACAGTTTAAAATTTGGCAAAGATTTCCATAAAGTTAAGACCAAAAGCCGTACTGCTATTATTTTCGATAAGAACGAACCTATTATTACCAATTATGCGGTGACACGTTTCAGTCCGGGAATTTCTATTGGCGTTCGCACAGGATATAATTATTTCCCGGACCAGGAAAATCCGAAAAGCTATTTTCTGGGCGCTACTATTTCCCCATATAAATCCTATCGTTGGTATTTGCAGGCCGAATTGTATTACAATTATATGGAAAGCAGTTCCTCTTCTGCGAGTGACCCGGTGTTGACACAAATTTCACCGCCTCTGGTCTTATCTAACGGAACGGTTCTCGACGTTGCCTATGTACAAAAAGAAAACAGCCAGAAAACAGTCCGGAATTTAGCCGAAGTCGTTCCTGTTTCCTTACGCTATAATCTTAATAACTATATAGGGTTTGGATTGGGTCCTCAGTTCTCGGTCGCATTGGATGAAACTATGGAAAACAACAGTATAACCCGATATTTTCAGCCACTATTCAATAATCCTGATGGTCCAAGACGCGGAGAGGAAGTGGCCAGAGACACCAAAACAGAAAAGACCAAAACAAAGGCATTTGAAAAAATGCAAAGCAATGTTTTTGCAGATGTCACATTTGGATTTTCCCGTATAGGCCCAAGCCTTGGAGCGCGTTATTTGTGGAGTTTTGAAAACGATTTCAGCCATTGGCAATTTTATGCAATCTGGAAATTCTGA
- the accB gene encoding acetyl-CoA carboxylase biotin carboxyl carrier protein gives MDIREIQNLIKFVAKSGATEVKLEMDDFKITIKTTEGGSSETTTYIQQAPISHALPQAAMPQPVAPAAPSAPAAPSSDEDTSKYVTVKSPIIGTLYRKPSPDKAPFVEVGSTISKGDVVCVIEAMKLFNEIESEVSGKIVKVLVDDASPVEFDQPLFLVDPS, from the coding sequence ATGGATATTAGAGAAATTCAAAACTTGATTAAGTTTGTAGCAAAATCGGGAGCTACTGAAGTAAAATTGGAGATGGATGATTTTAAGATCACAATCAAAACTACAGAAGGAGGATCCTCTGAAACTACAACTTACATCCAGCAGGCACCTATCAGCCATGCACTACCGCAAGCAGCAATGCCACAACCTGTTGCTCCGGCTGCTCCTTCAGCGCCAGCCGCTCCTTCATCAGATGAAGACACTTCAAAATATGTTACTGTTAAGTCTCCAATTATTGGAACATTATATAGAAAACCTTCGCCAGACAAAGCTCCTTTCGTAGAAGTTGGAAGCACTATTTCAAAAGGTGATGTAGTTTGCGTTATCGAAGCGATGAAGCTTTTCAACGAAATCGAATCAGAAGTTTCTGGAAAAATTGTAAAAGTATTGGTAGATGATGCATCTCCGGTAGAATTTGACCAGCCATTATTCTTAGTTGATCCATCCTAA